A DNA window from Capnocytophaga sp. ARDL2 contains the following coding sequences:
- a CDS encoding OmpW family outer membrane protein — MHNRFLIGIFLGINYSTIAQTEKGKWIISAGTDVNYINEKLKSKREPSERPNIDIEKKILLQAGVENFVTNNFSVGLALGFKSENKTTQNYLQTQFTTLGLIKYYPEVDANARPYLGTGIGYTFLFENQGYRSDRIGGLAYAFEGGLLVPITKNFGTNFNIAYISRNLNYGTEDGFKSSSFGIGLGFSLFIGND, encoded by the coding sequence ATGCACAACAGGTTTTTAATAGGAATATTTTTAGGAATAAATTATTCAACAATAGCACAAACAGAAAAAGGAAAATGGATTATTTCCGCAGGTACAGATGTAAATTACATAAACGAAAAACTGAAATCTAAAAGAGAGCCTTCAGAGCGACCAAATATTGACATTGAAAAGAAAATTCTATTACAAGCTGGCGTTGAAAACTTTGTAACAAACAATTTTTCAGTTGGATTAGCTCTTGGTTTTAAAAGTGAAAACAAAACAACTCAAAATTATTTACAAACTCAATTTACCACATTGGGATTGATAAAATATTATCCCGAGGTAGATGCAAATGCACGCCCATACCTTGGAACAGGGATTGGCTACACCTTTTTATTTGAAAACCAAGGTTATCGTTCAGACAGAATTGGAGGGCTTGCTTATGCTTTTGAAGGAGGATTATTAGTACCAATTACAAAAAATTTCGGTACCAATTTCAATATAGCGTACATAAGTAGAAATTTAAATTATGGTACAGAAGACGGATTTAAGTCAAGTAGTTTTGGAATAGGATTAGGATTTAGCCTATTTATTGGAAACGATTAA
- a CDS encoding IS982 family transposase, which produces MNNLEQIYERILEVLEDFFPHQLLPYQRRKPKMSDLELVSLNLTAEYLSIDSELQLFRKIPNSLKNKIERSVYNKRKRNLFYYINQIREKLAMCFNREESYFVIDSMPLKICENARAMRSKICRDESFSYPDYGFCASQKLHYFGYKLHIICSIEGIVQSLDMTPASVHDVHYLKDVSSQIQNCVLIGDRGYISSQYQLDLFNTATIQLDTPKRINQKDYKPQFYLFKKKRKRIETLFSQLCDQFMIKRNYAKSFNGFKTRIISKITALTLIQYINKFVLKKEINKIKASII; this is translated from the coding sequence ATGAACAACTTAGAGCAAATATACGAAAGAATTTTAGAAGTTTTAGAAGATTTTTTTCCTCATCAACTTTTACCTTATCAAAGGAGAAAGCCAAAAATGAGTGATTTAGAATTGGTGAGTTTAAATTTAACAGCAGAATATTTAAGTATTGATAGTGAATTACAACTCTTTAGAAAAATACCTAATTCTTTGAAAAACAAAATAGAAAGAAGTGTTTATAACAAAAGAAAACGAAATCTTTTTTATTATATAAATCAGATTAGGGAAAAACTTGCAATGTGTTTTAATAGAGAGGAGAGTTATTTTGTAATTGATAGTATGCCTTTGAAAATATGTGAAAATGCTAGAGCAATGAGAAGTAAAATTTGTAGAGACGAAAGTTTTTCATATCCTGATTATGGTTTTTGTGCTAGTCAGAAGTTACATTATTTTGGATATAAATTACACATAATCTGTTCAATAGAAGGTATTGTACAAAGTTTAGATATGACTCCAGCATCTGTTCACGATGTTCATTATTTAAAAGATGTTAGTTCTCAAATTCAAAATTGCGTTTTGATTGGTGATAGAGGTTATATATCGTCACAATATCAATTAGATTTGTTTAACACTGCTACTATTCAGTTAGATACACCTAAAAGAATAAATCAAAAAGATTACAAACCTCAATTTTATTTATTCAAAAAGAAGAGAAAAAGAATCGAAACTCTATTTTCTCAACTTTGTGATCAATTTATGATTAAAAGGAATTATGCTAAATCATTCAACGGTTTTAAAACACGAATTATCAGTAAAATAACTGCTTTAACCTTAATTCAATACATTAACAAATTTGTATTAAAAAAGGAAATAAATAAAATTAAAGCAAGTATAATTTAA
- the mgtE gene encoding magnesium transporter has translation MEFKLSKEYIHEIEKLIADKSEKQLLKMLADVHFADIAELINELDADDAGYLFSIIETETSSEILLELDEEVREKILTNLSAKEIAEELDEMDTDDAVDIIAELPQEIKEEVISELEDVEHAKDIVELLRYDEDTAGGLMAKEYIQANENWNVLTCIQEIRKQAENVSRVHSIYVVDDEERLKGRLSLKDLITSSTTTQIKDIYIPKVDSVKIDTSDVEVARIMQKYDLEAIPVIDEMGRLVGRITIDDIVDVIKEEADRDYQLAAGISKDVEADDSIWELTKARLPWLLLALIGSFVAVNVSQSFSEAMEKYATLFFFTPLVAAMAGNVGVQSSAIIVQGLANNTLMGSIGRRLLKEMLLSLFNSAFLAVVLLLATHFIMGTSYEISTTIVLALVTVMILSSLIGTFVPIMLNKYGIDPAIATGPFITTSNDIFGLLIYFTIAKMILRF, from the coding sequence ATGGAATTCAAACTCAGTAAGGAATACATCCACGAAATAGAAAAACTCATCGCCGACAAAAGCGAAAAGCAATTGCTCAAAATGTTGGCAGATGTGCACTTTGCCGATATTGCCGAACTCATCAACGAATTGGATGCCGACGATGCGGGATACCTCTTTAGCATCATCGAAACAGAAACCAGTTCGGAAATTCTTTTGGAACTCGACGAAGAGGTGCGTGAGAAAATCTTAACCAACCTTTCGGCGAAAGAAATTGCAGAAGAGCTCGACGAAATGGATACCGATGACGCGGTGGACATCATTGCCGAACTTCCACAAGAAATCAAAGAAGAGGTAATCTCTGAGTTGGAAGATGTGGAACACGCCAAAGACATTGTCGAACTCTTGCGTTATGACGAGGATACAGCCGGTGGTTTGATGGCGAAAGAATACATTCAGGCAAACGAAAACTGGAATGTACTCACTTGTATTCAAGAAATTCGTAAACAGGCAGAAAATGTATCGCGTGTACATTCGATTTATGTGGTAGATGACGAGGAACGACTCAAAGGTCGCTTGTCGCTCAAAGACTTGATTACTTCATCGACTACTACGCAAATCAAGGATATTTACATTCCAAAAGTAGATAGCGTAAAAATCGACACCAGCGATGTAGAAGTAGCTCGTATCATGCAAAAATACGACTTGGAAGCCATTCCAGTAATTGACGAAATGGGGCGTTTGGTAGGAAGAATTACTATCGACGACATTGTCGATGTCATCAAAGAAGAAGCAGACAGAGACTACCAGTTAGCAGCTGGTATCTCTAAAGATGTTGAAGCCGACGACAGCATTTGGGAACTTACCAAAGCGCGACTTCCGTGGTTATTACTTGCCTTGATAGGAAGTTTTGTTGCGGTAAATGTTTCGCAAAGTTTTAGCGAGGCGATGGAAAAATACGCCACTTTGTTTTTCTTTACACCACTCGTTGCTGCAATGGCAGGAAATGTAGGAGTACAATCATCGGCAATCATCGTACAAGGTCTTGCCAACAATACACTGATGGGCTCTATCGGTCGCCGATTGCTCAAAGAAATGTTGCTTTCGCTGTTCAACAGTGCCTTTTTGGCGGTTGTTTTGCTTTTAGCCACCCATTTCATTATGGGAACGAGCTACGAAATTTCAACAACGATTGTTTTGGCATTGGTTACCGTAATGATTTTATCAAGTTTAATAGGAACATTTGTACCGATTATGCTCAACAAATACGGAATCGACCCCGCTATTGCCACAGGGCCGTTTATCACTACGAGTAATGATATCTTTGGATTGTTGATTTATTTTACCATTGCAAAAATGATTTTAAGATTTTAA
- a CDS encoding PLDc N-terminal domain-containing protein, producing MIPLSLIGPYHIILFLAVYIVLLGYTIYKIYKNEEGWKYVLWLIICLFFPFIGILLYFLFGNRKR from the coding sequence ATGATTCCTTTAAGTTTAATAGGTCCCTATCACATAATCCTATTTTTGGCTGTATATATTGTATTATTGGGATATACCATTTATAAAATATATAAAAACGAGGAAGGATGGAAGTATGTGCTTTGGTTGATAATATGTTTATTTTTTCCATTTATAGGAATATTGTTATATTTTCTTTTTGGGAACAGAAAACGATAA
- a CDS encoding class I SAM-dependent methyltransferase: MKSLFKFILNHIPRPLLIRLSYIVQPIIAWWLKGNTFTDPIDGRSFRSFLPYGYNKQRSNVLSPSTLSLERHRLLWLYLQRETNFFTAPAKVLHIAPEQAFFSMFRKMKNLNYITSDLHSPLADVKADICDLPFEDHSFDWVFCNHVLEHIPNDIQAMKEIFRVLKPKGTAILQIPQDLNRATTFEDNSIIDKKQRTEIFGQYDHVRVYGRDYFDRLRNVGFQVEEVDYTLQFTTEEIKKYCLAQGEIIPICRKI, encoded by the coding sequence ATGAAATCACTTTTCAAATTTATACTAAACCACATTCCTCGTCCTTTGTTGATAAGGTTGAGTTATATCGTACAACCCATAATTGCGTGGTGGTTGAAGGGAAACACTTTCACCGACCCAATTGATGGGCGTTCGTTTCGTAGTTTTTTGCCGTACGGATACAATAAACAAAGAAGTAATGTATTGTCGCCAAGCACTTTGTCGTTAGAGAGACATCGCTTGTTGTGGTTGTATCTGCAAAGAGAAACTAACTTTTTTACAGCACCTGCAAAGGTTTTGCACATTGCCCCTGAACAGGCCTTTTTTAGCATGTTTAGAAAAATGAAAAATCTGAATTACATTACTTCAGATTTGCATTCGCCCTTGGCTGATGTAAAAGCAGATATTTGCGATTTGCCTTTTGAAGACCATTCGTTTGATTGGGTCTTTTGCAATCATGTGTTGGAACATATTCCCAATGATATTCAGGCGATGAAAGAAATTTTCCGCGTATTGAAACCCAAAGGAACGGCTATTTTGCAAATCCCTCAAGATTTGAACAGAGCCACTACATTTGAAGACAATAGTATTATCGACAAAAAACAACGCACAGAGATTTTCGGTCAATACGACCATGTGCGTGTGTATGGCAGAGATTATTTCGACCGATTACGAAACGTAGGTTTTCAAGTAGAGGAAGTAGATTATACCTTGCAATTTACTACAGAAGAAATAAAAAAATATTGTTTAGCCCAAGGGGAAATTATTCCCATTTGTCGAAAAATATAA
- the map gene encoding type I methionyl aminopeptidase: MIIPKTKEEIEIMRKAALMVSKTLGMLASEIKPGVTTKRLNDLSEQYIRDNGAIPGFLGLYDCPATLLASVNDHIVHGLPTDKPLQEGDIVSCDLGAIVEGFYGDHAYTFEVGEIDPAVKKLLDVTKESLYIGIRQYKVGNRVEDVGHAIQKFCEGHGYSVVRDLVGHGIGRTMHEEPQMPNYGRKGYGKKFIEGQVVAIEPMINMGTKNTKTLSDKWTIATRDGKPSAHFEHNVAIVDGKPELLSTFGYIYQALGITSNEEDEFRKNPLVL, translated from the coding sequence ATGATTATTCCAAAAACGAAAGAAGAAATAGAAATTATGCGTAAAGCTGCCCTAATGGTTTCAAAAACTTTGGGTATGTTGGCATCTGAAATAAAACCGGGGGTCACTACCAAAAGATTGAACGACCTTTCGGAACAATACATTCGCGACAATGGAGCAATTCCGGGATTTTTAGGTTTGTATGATTGTCCTGCAACCTTGTTGGCATCGGTAAACGACCACATTGTACACGGATTGCCAACTGACAAACCTTTGCAAGAAGGTGATATTGTTTCTTGTGATTTGGGGGCTATTGTTGAAGGTTTTTATGGCGATCACGCTTATACTTTCGAGGTTGGGGAAATTGATCCTGCCGTGAAAAAATTATTAGATGTTACCAAAGAATCGCTTTATATAGGAATCAGACAATACAAAGTAGGAAATCGTGTAGAAGATGTAGGACATGCGATTCAGAAGTTCTGCGAAGGTCATGGTTATTCTGTAGTGAGAGATTTGGTAGGACACGGTATTGGTCGCACTATGCACGAAGAACCTCAAATGCCAAACTACGGTAGAAAAGGATATGGAAAAAAGTTCATCGAAGGACAAGTTGTAGCCATCGAACCGATGATAAATATGGGTACAAAAAACACCAAAACCCTGAGCGATAAATGGACAATTGCTACCCGCGACGGAAAACCATCGGCACACTTTGAACACAATGTAGCCATCGTGGACGGAAAACCAGAATTGCTTTCAACTTTTGGATACATTTATCAAGCGTTGGGAATTACTTCAAACGAAGAAGACGAGTTTAGAAAAAATCCGTTGGTGTTATAA
- a CDS encoding rhodanese-related sulfurtransferase: protein MQLYNTLSAEERAQLIEEAGQKRITLSFYQYAKIEDPQKFRDDLFLAWSKLDALGRTYVAHEGINAQMSVPSENFEAFRDTLEAYDFMKGIRLNVAVEQDDLSFLKLTVKVRKKIVADGLDDATFDVTNKGVHLKAKEFNEMLEDPNTIVVDFRNHYESEIGHFVGAITPDVDTFRESLPIINEQLQPYKEDKNLLMYCTGGIRCEKASAYFKHQGFKNVFQLEGGIIEYTRQIKEQGLESKFIGKNFVFDHRLGERITDDIIAHCHQCGKPCDTHVNCANEGCHLLFIQCDECAETMHGCCSDNCLDIIQLPIEEQKRLRKGVKNGNLVFKKGKSEALKFKKERNVFESVVPVKVAKVTEIRKKKHERKLLVAKGEHFFSKAGVAQFSIINPQLKPGDTILIAGPTTGEQTLEMPNFRINGKEGNELKEADKITFEVPFRIRLSDKLYVIQKEN from the coding sequence ATGCAACTGTACAACACATTGAGCGCCGAAGAGCGTGCACAGCTTATAGAAGAAGCTGGTCAAAAGCGTATTACCTTGTCTTTTTATCAATACGCAAAAATCGAAGATCCACAAAAATTTAGAGATGATTTGTTTTTGGCTTGGTCAAAATTAGATGCATTGGGGCGTACTTATGTAGCTCACGAAGGGATTAATGCACAAATGTCTGTTCCTTCCGAAAATTTCGAAGCTTTTAGAGATACACTCGAGGCTTATGACTTTATGAAAGGCATTCGTTTGAATGTTGCCGTAGAGCAAGATGATTTGTCGTTTTTGAAATTGACGGTAAAAGTTCGTAAAAAAATCGTTGCCGACGGACTAGACGACGCTACTTTTGATGTAACCAATAAAGGAGTACACTTGAAAGCGAAGGAATTCAATGAAATGTTGGAAGACCCAAATACGATTGTAGTAGATTTTAGAAATCATTACGAGTCAGAAATTGGTCATTTCGTAGGAGCAATCACACCAGATGTGGATACTTTCCGCGAGTCTTTGCCTATCATCAACGAGCAATTGCAACCATATAAGGAAGATAAAAATCTATTGATGTACTGTACTGGTGGTATCCGTTGTGAGAAAGCCAGTGCATATTTCAAACACCAAGGGTTTAAAAATGTATTCCAACTTGAAGGAGGAATCATCGAATATACACGCCAAATCAAAGAGCAAGGTTTGGAAAGTAAATTTATCGGAAAAAACTTTGTATTTGACCATCGTTTAGGAGAAAGAATCACAGACGATATTATTGCACACTGCCACCAATGTGGAAAACCATGCGATACACATGTAAACTGTGCCAACGAAGGTTGTCATTTGTTGTTTATCCAATGTGATGAATGTGCCGAAACGATGCACGGATGTTGTTCGGACAACTGTTTAGACATCATTCAATTGCCAATCGAAGAGCAAAAACGCTTGAGAAAAGGTGTGAAAAACGGAAATTTGGTTTTCAAAAAAGGAAAATCAGAAGCCTTGAAATTCAAAAAAGAACGAAATGTGTTTGAAAGCGTAGTACCTGTAAAAGTGGCAAAAGTAACTGAAATTCGCAAGAAGAAACACGAAAGAAAATTGTTGGTTGCCAAAGGAGAACATTTCTTTTCAAAAGCAGGTGTGGCACAATTTAGTATAATCAACCCACAATTGAAACCAGGAGATACGATTTTGATAGCAGGACCAACTACAGGAGAGCAAACTTTAGAAATGCCAAACTTTAGAATCAATGGTAAAGAAGGAAACGAATTGAAAGAAGCTGATAAAATTACTTTTGAAGTACCTTTCAGAATTCGTTTGTCTGATAAATTGTATGTGATTCAGAAGGAAAATTGA
- a CDS encoding arsenate reductase family protein, with amino-acid sequence MNKIFYLKTCDTCKKILSQIENIDRFKLIEIKSNLLNQQQLEEIYQKVGNYESLINKRATLYKERGLKNKNLSENDCKELLLEHYTFLARPVIIYNEHIFVGNSKKVIEQMLEIVNQ; translated from the coding sequence ATGAACAAAATTTTTTACCTCAAAACCTGCGATACTTGCAAAAAGATATTGAGTCAAATTGAAAATATCGACCGTTTTAAATTGATTGAAATCAAATCCAATCTGTTGAACCAGCAACAATTGGAGGAAATTTATCAGAAAGTTGGAAATTATGAGTCGCTGATCAACAAACGAGCTACTTTGTACAAAGAAAGAGGATTGAAGAACAAAAATCTTTCGGAAAACGATTGCAAAGAATTGCTCTTGGAGCATTATACCTTTTTGGCTCGACCTGTAATTATTTACAACGAACACATTTTTGTTGGTAATAGTAAAAAAGTAATAGAGCAAATGTTAGAAATTGTAAATCAGTAA
- a CDS encoding alpha/beta fold hydrolase, with protein sequence MKHFQYKNSSIRYTDTGKGTCVVFLHGFLENLHLWDEIIQDFSHKHRIITLDLLGHGKSDCIGYIHTMEDQADMLHALLSHLKIRKVILVGHSMGGYVSLAFAELYADNVKGLVLVNSTSRADSDERKENRNRAIEMVKKNKNLFIRMAIQNLFDTEILDTISDKVEQFTQQALETPTQGVIAASEGMKERNDREVLLHFSPYPKCIIVGKKDPILSAKAVEEETFENETQFISLPCGHVAPIECPELLKENLKSIIKQW encoded by the coding sequence ATGAAACACTTTCAATACAAAAATTCAAGCATACGATATACCGATACAGGCAAGGGTACTTGTGTGGTATTTCTCCATGGTTTTTTGGAAAATCTGCACCTTTGGGACGAAATCATTCAAGATTTTTCGCATAAACATCGCATTATTACCTTAGATTTATTAGGTCACGGAAAGAGTGATTGTATCGGCTATATTCACACGATGGAAGACCAAGCAGATATGCTACACGCCTTGCTTTCTCACCTAAAAATCAGAAAAGTGATTTTGGTTGGTCATTCGATGGGTGGATATGTTTCTTTGGCTTTTGCCGAATTGTATGCAGACAATGTGAAAGGTTTGGTGTTGGTCAATTCTACCTCTCGTGCCGATTCGGACGAACGAAAAGAAAATCGAAATCGTGCAATAGAAATGGTCAAAAAAAACAAAAATCTTTTTATTCGCATGGCTATCCAAAATTTGTTTGACACCGAAATATTAGACACTATTTCTGATAAAGTTGAACAATTTACACAACAGGCATTAGAAACGCCAACGCAAGGAGTTATTGCCGCTTCGGAAGGAATGAAAGAGCGAAACGACCGTGAAGTTTTGTTGCATTTTTCACCTTATCCAAAATGTATCATCGTAGGAAAAAAAGACCCTATCTTGTCTGCAAAGGCTGTAGAAGAAGAAACTTTTGAAAATGAAACGCAATTTATCTCGTTGCCTTGCGGACATGTTGCTCCTATAGAATGCCCCGAACTTTTGAAAGAAAACCTAAAGTCTATAATCAAACAATGGTAA
- a CDS encoding phosphoribosylglycinamide formyltransferase: MKKVLLLASGSGSNVENIINYFATTSHDISFEVIANKKDAGVFERAKRLQIPAHYYPKSRFENGDFAQFVKNFQPDLIVLAGFLLLFPADVVKDFPNKIINIHPALLPNYGGKGMYGHHVHEAVLANKEAFTGITIHYVNEQYDKGEIILQEKTNIENCTTADEIAQKVHELEYKFFPIVVEKLLFG; encoded by the coding sequence ATGAAAAAAGTACTTTTATTAGCTTCAGGTTCAGGTTCTAATGTAGAAAACATTATCAATTATTTTGCTACTACTTCTCATGATATTTCTTTTGAAGTGATTGCCAATAAAAAAGACGCTGGTGTGTTTGAAAGAGCCAAAAGATTGCAAATTCCTGCTCATTACTACCCAAAATCGAGATTTGAAAACGGAGATTTTGCTCAATTTGTGAAAAATTTTCAACCCGATTTGATTGTTTTAGCCGGATTTTTATTGCTTTTTCCTGCCGATGTAGTGAAAGATTTCCCTAATAAAATCATCAATATCCATCCTGCTCTATTGCCAAATTATGGCGGAAAAGGCATGTATGGACATCATGTACACGAAGCTGTTTTGGCAAATAAAGAGGCATTTACAGGAATTACGATTCATTATGTAAACGAGCAATACGATAAAGGTGAAATCATTTTACAAGAAAAAACCAATATCGAAAATTGTACTACTGCTGACGAAATTGCTCAAAAAGTTCACGAATTGGAATACAAGTTTTTTCCAATTGTAGTAGAGAAATTGTTGTTTGGATAA